A window of the Candidatus Nitrosotalea okcheonensis genome harbors these coding sequences:
- a CDS encoding winged helix-turn-helix transcriptional regulator, producing the protein MPRELKDMSDQMKCCPVDNTFRLVGKKFTIHLLRNMLILNQTRFNQFLESVEGINPKTLSVRLREMEKNGLIKRQVYAQTPIKIEYTVTEKGKELKSIIMQMASFSMRHCSSDIFKDGKPRTLEQVFGKSKKAD; encoded by the coding sequence ATGCCTCGAGAACTCAAAGACATGTCAGATCAGATGAAGTGCTGTCCTGTAGACAACACATTCAGACTTGTTGGGAAAAAATTCACCATTCATCTACTGCGTAACATGTTGATTTTGAATCAAACAAGATTTAATCAATTTCTAGAATCGGTAGAGGGCATAAATCCAAAAACACTCTCTGTGAGATTACGTGAGATGGAAAAAAATGGTCTTATAAAAAGACAAGTATATGCTCAAACTCCAATCAAGATCGAATACACCGTTACGGAAAAAGGAAAAGAACTAAAATCAATCATAATGCAGATGGCATCTTTTTCGATGAGACATTGCAGCTCAGATATATTCAAAGATGGAAAACCCAGGACATTGGAACAGGTGTTTGGCAAATCCAAAAAGGCTGACTAA
- a CDS encoding DoxX family protein, which produces MADASLRTHRLHDLSHFGLRIVVGVMFIVHSIGKFDNGATGFFSSIGLPPEMALLIGLLELIGGILLIVGVLTRIAGSLLAIEMFVIMVYLKKLQSFSGKNGLELELLVFVILLTVIVLGPGRISISHIVKKIPRFVQ; this is translated from the coding sequence ATGGCAGATGCATCTCTTAGAACACACAGGTTACATGATCTCAGCCATTTTGGATTAAGAATTGTAGTAGGCGTTATGTTCATAGTTCACAGTATTGGCAAATTTGATAATGGTGCTACAGGATTTTTCTCAAGTATTGGTCTTCCTCCAGAAATGGCATTATTGATTGGATTGTTGGAGTTGATTGGAGGTATTTTACTTATCGTAGGGGTACTGACTAGAATTGCAGGCAGTCTTCTTGCAATAGAGATGTTTGTAATCATGGTATATCTCAAAAAATTACAATCATTTTCTGGAAAAAACGGACTTGAGCTTGAACTGCTCGTATTTGTGATTCTTCTCACCGTGATTGTATTGGGACCTGGAAGAATTTCAATATCGCATATAGTAAAAAAGATTCCAAGATTCGTACAATAA
- a CDS encoding DUF1453 family protein produces MPTSQILIFVIIIVIVFVFRFRKIYSGGPVNKNRIIFSMISYFVISILTVSSSFQVGVSIWYVFAYAGVLIGSTYFSYRHVDKTVMVWKADDGKIHAKGGNIPYVIWLVGLVSRFVLGYVFLGPDYLITTYGTQKNLSSFAVEITLVVDLIMMLGVGALTGRNLKLISKLKNFRQQV; encoded by the coding sequence ATGCCAACATCGCAGATTCTGATATTTGTTATAATTATCGTTATAGTATTTGTCTTCAGATTTCGAAAGATATACTCAGGAGGACCTGTCAACAAAAACAGGATAATCTTTTCAATGATATCTTATTTTGTTATCAGCATACTAACCGTATCTAGCTCATTTCAAGTAGGCGTATCCATTTGGTATGTCTTTGCCTATGCTGGCGTCTTGATAGGTTCGACATATTTCTCATACAGGCATGTTGATAAAACTGTGATGGTCTGGAAGGCAGATGATGGTAAGATTCATGCAAAGGGCGGAAATATTCCATATGTTATTTGGCTAGTGGGGTTGGTATCAAGATTTGTCTTGGGATATGTCTTCCTAGGTCCTGACTATCTCATCACTACATATGGTACTCAAAAAAATCTGAGTTCATTTGCTGTTGAAATAACACTGGTTGTAGATTTGATAATGATGTTAGGTGTAGGCGCACTCACTGGACGAAATCTCAAATTGATATCTAAATTGAAGAATTTTCGGCAACAAGTTTAG
- a CDS encoding PAS domain-containing sensor histidine kinase produces the protein MESATIRVYVVQLTNILLTKSVSISIQKKMIPPHISDLKYRTFYEMTPDLVCTLDENGIILDANKRMLEHFGYSKSEVVGKLCFDFVMPEYKKMVLDGFNEMREKGIGPLIEIQLVKKNNTTFFGLCNGAKIWDDIETSNIYLITIQDVSLIHDYVEKTKHAEKELEKKYNELKKAYDAIMMVENKYQNLYEHSPDLLRTIDLNGVIINCNKSYAQNLGYEKNEIMGSSILKHTADRSYGDLKKGITEWRLSGMISNREIWLKRKNGSSFPTLFSGNNLYDENGHLIGRTVAFRDISDIYAARTRIEQDQKKINEQYDDLKKINFLLAESETRFRSLYDTSPDLMRTIDSDGNITDCNDAYAINLGYEKQEVIGMSIFDHTAEKNMDNMRQIFGEWKSGQGIINKEIWMKRKDGTIFPTLLSATTFYEGDNQMRSNTIIKDITELYNARKKIEENEAHIRAQYEQLRITDKSKEEFLTMITHELKTPLVPIQGYVDILLTDAFGKITEAQRQRLEIIKLNAHTLSKLMTDLLDVQKIEIGQLRISKERHNLVDVMHGIIENMRPTMKKYGIDMLTQLQPDLFCFCDSLRLEQVINNLLNNAIDFCPKENGVIIIKLYADGKNAKIIVKDNGIGISKNKLDQIFVKFYQIDTSVTREHGGSGLGLVVCKGIIEAHGGKIWAESEGPGKGSEIHMLLPLD, from the coding sequence GTGGAATCTGCAACTATTAGGGTGTATGTTGTGCAGCTTACCAATATTTTATTAACCAAAAGCGTATCAATATCTATACAGAAAAAGATGATTCCGCCACATATCTCAGACCTCAAATATAGGACATTCTATGAAATGACTCCAGATCTTGTGTGCACACTGGATGAAAATGGAATAATCCTTGATGCCAACAAGCGCATGTTGGAACACTTTGGGTATTCAAAAAGTGAAGTTGTCGGAAAATTATGTTTTGATTTTGTTATGCCTGAATACAAAAAAATGGTGTTGGATGGGTTCAACGAGATGCGAGAAAAAGGAATAGGTCCACTAATTGAAATCCAACTGGTCAAAAAGAACAATACCACGTTTTTTGGTTTGTGCAATGGGGCAAAAATATGGGATGACATTGAAACTTCAAACATCTATCTCATTACTATACAGGATGTATCACTGATACATGACTATGTGGAAAAAACAAAACATGCAGAAAAGGAATTGGAAAAAAAATACAATGAGCTCAAGAAAGCATATGACGCCATAATGATGGTAGAAAATAAATATCAAAATCTTTATGAACATTCTCCTGATCTTTTGCGTACCATTGATCTTAATGGGGTGATTATCAACTGTAACAAATCATATGCACAAAATCTAGGATATGAAAAAAATGAGATTATGGGAAGTTCCATACTCAAGCATACTGCTGATAGAAGCTACGGTGATCTAAAAAAAGGAATAACAGAATGGAGGCTGTCTGGAATGATATCTAACAGAGAAATCTGGCTCAAAAGAAAAAATGGGAGTTCATTTCCTACCCTGTTCTCCGGAAACAACCTATATGATGAAAATGGTCATCTCATTGGAAGAACAGTAGCATTTAGAGACATATCTGATATTTATGCAGCAAGAACTAGAATAGAGCAGGATCAGAAAAAGATTAATGAACAATACGATGATCTAAAAAAAATAAACTTTTTACTTGCGGAATCTGAAACAAGATTTCGAAGCCTCTATGATACATCACCTGACTTGATGCGTACCATAGACAGTGATGGTAATATCACTGACTGCAATGATGCATATGCTATCAATCTGGGATACGAAAAACAAGAAGTCATCGGGATGTCTATCTTTGATCATACTGCAGAGAAAAACATGGACAATATGAGGCAAATCTTTGGCGAGTGGAAATCTGGACAAGGCATCATAAACAAAGAGATATGGATGAAAAGGAAAGATGGTACCATCTTTCCAACCTTATTGAGCGCAACCACGTTCTATGAAGGTGATAACCAAATGAGAAGCAATACGATAATCAAGGATATAACAGAACTTTACAATGCAAGAAAAAAAATAGAGGAAAACGAGGCACATATACGGGCGCAATATGAACAACTGCGCATAACTGACAAATCAAAGGAAGAGTTTTTGACTATGATAACCCACGAATTGAAGACTCCTCTTGTACCAATACAAGGATATGTTGACATTTTACTAACAGATGCATTTGGCAAGATAACTGAGGCACAAAGACAAAGACTTGAAATTATAAAACTAAATGCACACACTTTGTCAAAACTAATGACTGATCTTTTGGATGTGCAAAAGATTGAGATTGGTCAGTTAAGAATATCAAAAGAGCGACACAATCTTGTCGATGTCATGCATGGCATAATTGAAAATATGAGGCCCACCATGAAAAAATATGGCATCGATATGTTAACACAATTACAACCTGATCTTTTTTGTTTCTGTGATTCGCTGAGACTTGAACAAGTCATAAACAACCTGCTGAATAATGCAATTGATTTCTGTCCAAAAGAAAACGGGGTAATTATTATAAAGTTATATGCAGATGGAAAAAATGCAAAAATAATTGTCAAAGATAATGGAATTGGAATATCTAAAAATAAACTAGATCAAATCTTTGTCAAGTTTTATCAAATAGATACATCTGTAACAAGGGAGCATGGCGGATCTGGACTAGGTCTTGTTGTATGCAAGGGAATAATTGAGGCACATGGTGGAAAAATATGGGCAGAGTCTGAAGGACCGGGCAAGGGATCTGAGATCCACATGTTGTTGCCTCTTGACTAG
- a CDS encoding DUF1563 domain-containing protein translates to MTLENIHYTTYVKWTNKESFLEKILPDMMQKNNRFKRLF, encoded by the coding sequence ATGACATTGGAAAATATCCACTATACCACATATGTTAAATGGACAAATAAAGAGTCTTTCTTGGAAAAAATTCTACCTGACATGATGCAAAAAAATAACAGATTCAAGCGGTTGTTCTAG
- a CDS encoding J domain-containing protein, with the protein MDIFQCHEILGLKQGASIPEIKQAYREMVLRYHPDKNSTEGSEIIFSRISEAYQTLRMQNKKHDKIIQKFDDIYPEDAVLSYNQAQTLAAKHQYEEAIVFYDKALKQLPRYANAWLKKGDALDHLKRHEDALYCYGKVLQINPESVDAWNLQGICLSDLKRYEEALESFDEATVLDPTHGPAWNFKGVCFFMLGRYEMAFDCFERATKSHPEFIVAWHNKGGVLMKMGRKKEAEKCYEKEKKIKQ; encoded by the coding sequence GTGGATATTTTCCAATGTCATGAAATACTTGGTCTCAAACAAGGTGCGTCAATACCAGAGATAAAGCAGGCATACCGAGAGATGGTATTACGATATCATCCCGACAAGAATTCCACGGAGGGCAGTGAGATAATATTTAGTCGTATTTCAGAAGCGTATCAAACTTTACGAATGCAAAATAAAAAACATGACAAAATTATACAAAAATTTGATGACATTTACCCAGAGGATGCAGTATTATCATACAATCAGGCCCAGACACTGGCTGCAAAACACCAATACGAGGAGGCCATTGTGTTCTATGATAAAGCATTGAAACAATTGCCTCGGTACGCAAATGCATGGCTCAAAAAAGGTGATGCATTAGATCATTTGAAAAGACATGAGGATGCGCTTTATTGCTATGGTAAAGTTTTGCAGATCAATCCTGAATCAGTAGACGCATGGAATCTTCAAGGGATATGCCTGTCAGATCTCAAAAGATATGAAGAAGCACTAGAATCTTTTGATGAGGCAACGGTACTTGACCCTACACATGGACCTGCGTGGAACTTTAAGGGCGTCTGCTTTTTCATGTTAGGAAGATATGAGATGGCATTTGATTGTTTTGAGAGGGCGACAAAATCCCATCCAGAGTTTATAGTTGCGTGGCATAACAAGGGAGGCGTATTGATGAAGATGGGACGAAAAAAAGAGGCCGAAAAATGTTACGAAAAAGAAAAAAAGATAAAACAATAG
- a CDS encoding NRAMP family divalent metal transporter, translating to MKIKSFFKFLGPGLITGASDDDPSGIATYSQAGAQFGFGTLWLALFQLPMMIVIQEICARIGLVTGNGLAGVLRNRYSKKIGYPIIGLLLIANTINIGADIGAMAASVKLVLPQSPIVVVTILFTALIVCTEVFITYKKYVTILKYLTLSLLAYVITAFIVGGNLVAMLTASVIPHIEFTPTFAMLFVAIFGTTISPYLFFWQSSEEAEEDVAKNKIKEMGQDKPRIRKREINIMRKDVAIGMIFSQAIMWFIITTTAGTLYAHGITNISTADEAAKALEPLVKTFPNSGEWAKTIFALGIIGTGLLAIPVLAGSSAYALSEELGWKQGLNKKFRQAKGFYLIITASTVIGLWINFLGIDPIMALIYAAVINGIIAIPLLITIMKIGNDNTILQGRTNSKISNIVGWITVLVMGLAVTMLFLLWMR from the coding sequence ATGAAAATCAAATCGTTTTTCAAATTTCTAGGTCCCGGATTAATAACAGGAGCATCCGATGATGACCCATCTGGAATAGCAACTTATTCTCAGGCAGGCGCACAATTTGGCTTTGGAACTCTATGGCTAGCACTATTTCAGCTGCCAATGATGATAGTGATTCAAGAGATATGTGCGCGTATAGGACTTGTTACAGGAAATGGACTTGCAGGCGTCCTGCGAAACCGATATTCAAAAAAAATAGGCTACCCAATTATAGGTCTGCTCTTAATTGCAAATACTATCAACATAGGAGCAGACATTGGAGCGATGGCGGCATCTGTTAAACTTGTTTTGCCACAATCGCCAATAGTTGTTGTCACTATTCTATTTACGGCACTAATTGTTTGCACAGAAGTTTTCATCACATACAAGAAATATGTGACCATACTCAAGTATCTGACTCTAAGCTTACTTGCATATGTGATTACGGCATTCATTGTTGGAGGAAATTTAGTGGCAATGTTGACTGCGAGTGTAATACCGCATATTGAATTTACGCCAACCTTTGCAATGTTGTTTGTTGCAATTTTTGGTACTACTATCTCACCATATCTGTTTTTTTGGCAGTCCTCTGAAGAAGCTGAAGAAGATGTTGCAAAAAACAAGATAAAAGAAATGGGTCAAGACAAGCCAAGGATTAGAAAAAGAGAGATAAACATAATGAGGAAAGATGTTGCAATCGGGATGATATTTTCACAAGCAATAATGTGGTTTATCATAACAACTACAGCTGGAACGCTCTATGCTCATGGAATAACTAACATATCTACCGCAGATGAAGCTGCAAAGGCACTAGAACCACTCGTGAAAACATTTCCAAATTCGGGAGAATGGGCAAAAACAATATTTGCACTTGGCATAATTGGTACAGGGTTGTTAGCAATACCTGTGCTTGCAGGCTCATCGGCATACGCATTATCAGAAGAACTTGGATGGAAGCAAGGCCTGAATAAAAAATTCAGACAGGCAAAAGGGTTTTACTTGATAATAACTGCATCCACCGTAATAGGGCTATGGATAAATTTTCTTGGTATTGATCCAATTATGGCCCTCATATATGCAGCAGTAATTAATGGAATTATTGCAATTCCACTTCTCATAACAATCATGAAAATTGGAAATGATAATACAATCCTACAGGGCAGAACCAACAGCAAGATATCTAACATTGTAGGCTGGATTACGGTCCTAGTCATGGGATTGGCTGTTACAATGCTATTTTTGTTGTGGATGAGATAA
- a CDS encoding universal stress protein, whose protein sequence is MKQKINKILVALDGSERSFKGLKEAIYLARQCGATITGLCVTPFYTVNLGPLLTSLKNQTLKEAKQFMADAKKLCAQNGIVFHEKIIFGTESWQITEYATYKKFDLIVIASRGRGPMKSTFLGSVANDVVHKSKIPVLVVK, encoded by the coding sequence ATGAAACAAAAAATCAACAAAATTCTAGTTGCCCTTGATGGCTCTGAAAGATCATTTAAGGGATTAAAAGAAGCAATTTATCTGGCAAGACAATGCGGGGCAACAATTACAGGATTATGTGTTACGCCTTTTTACACAGTCAACCTTGGACCATTACTTACATCACTGAAGAATCAGACTTTGAAAGAAGCCAAGCAATTCATGGCTGATGCTAAGAAACTTTGTGCACAAAATGGAATAGTATTCCATGAAAAAATAATCTTTGGAACAGAGTCATGGCAGATTACTGAATATGCTACTTACAAAAAGTTTGATCTGATTGTGATTGCTTCCAGAGGGCGTGGACCTATGAAAAGTACTTTCCTTGGAAGTGTAGCAAATGACGTTGTTCACAAATCCAAAATACCTGTATTGGTTGTCAAGTAG
- a CDS encoding CBS domain-containing protein: protein MVESFVRNVMKFNVVSINSSSTVSDAAKMMKDASIGCVIITENNTAVGILTERDLVRKIIALQKPLSTSVKDIMSTPLVMIDPDESLWELAEMMKQKQIHKVPVVENGKLVGIVTATDLTRICSLGSGSEMSRICTEIIARMQKI, encoded by the coding sequence ATGGTAGAAAGTTTTGTTAGAAATGTGATGAAATTTAATGTAGTTTCAATCAACTCGTCATCAACTGTTTCAGATGCGGCAAAGATGATGAAAGATGCAAGCATTGGATGTGTCATCATAACTGAAAATAATACTGCAGTGGGGATACTGACAGAAAGAGATCTTGTTCGTAAAATCATTGCTCTTCAAAAACCTCTATCCACTTCTGTCAAAGACATAATGTCAACTCCACTAGTTATGATAGATCCTGATGAAAGCCTATGGGAACTAGCCGAGATGATGAAACAAAAACAAATTCACAAGGTACCCGTAGTAGAGAATGGTAAACTAGTTGGAATTGTAACGGCAACGGATCTGACAAGAATATGTAGTCTCGGCTCGGGTTCAGAGATGAGTAGAATTTGCACTGAAATAATAGCCAGAATGCAAAAAATTTAA
- a CDS encoding pyridoxamine 5'-phosphate oxidase family protein: MVTIPKEVQSMMSEQKFIVVGSIDLNGMCNLSPRTTFYFSEDVIYWLDFFKHKSHYNFKNVPWVSVAVFDKEDLKGYQMKGKVSFVTNEKEKSRITDVICRSATGKTSAKIFERMAHAEQPELIMFRPHAVYSLNPAEDSGTAIMIDRDSETVSLLGVK; encoded by the coding sequence ATGGTTACAATTCCAAAAGAAGTGCAAAGTATGATGTCTGAACAAAAGTTTATCGTAGTGGGCTCTATTGATCTAAATGGGATGTGTAATCTATCTCCTAGAACCACGTTTTACTTTTCAGAAGATGTGATCTACTGGCTTGATTTTTTCAAACACAAATCTCACTATAATTTCAAAAATGTTCCATGGGTAAGTGTTGCTGTATTTGACAAGGAAGATCTAAAGGGCTATCAGATGAAAGGTAAGGTTAGCTTTGTAACAAATGAAAAAGAAAAATCGAGAATCACTGATGTCATATGTCGTTCTGCAACAGGCAAGACTAGCGCAAAAATATTTGAAAGAATGGCTCATGCGGAACAACCAGAACTAATAATGTTCAGGCCGCATGCGGTATATTCGTTAAACCCGGCAGAAGATTCTGGTACTGCAATAATGATTGATAGAGATTCAGAAACAGTATCTCTATTGGGCGTAAAATAA
- a CDS encoding cupredoxin domain-containing protein — protein MKYFMLLLILVSTVLFGTAYADSSSTTMRGSGIALLNSDLPQMYESSVRIILSNHTTIDRGLVTISTDQRTIVERMIADQWKFSYGTDGSFHASGPLISGDNTTYDMVLDGNRLLASVAGSLWKISAELKNNDQNYILEYLVNSKSHPIDNVTSYLTANVTIPNGNSVQASTGFFIPLNLEVLQGTTVTWKNQDNIDHTVQSINSQGTIIPIFNSPILKTGDTFTHKFDKPGVYHYFCSIHPWRIGVVTVS, from the coding sequence ATGAAATATTTTATGTTACTTTTAATTTTGGTTTCCACTGTATTGTTTGGTACAGCATATGCAGATTCATCCTCAACTACAATGAGAGGGTCAGGAATTGCATTGCTAAATTCAGACTTGCCACAAATGTACGAGTCAAGTGTTAGAATCATACTTTCAAATCATACTACAATTGACCGTGGCTTGGTAACAATAAGCACCGACCAACGTACAATAGTTGAAAGAATGATCGCAGACCAGTGGAAGTTTTCCTATGGTACGGACGGCTCATTTCATGCATCTGGACCCCTAATTTCAGGGGATAATACTACATATGATATGGTTTTAGACGGCAATAGATTACTTGCATCAGTGGCAGGATCTTTGTGGAAGATAAGCGCAGAATTGAAAAATAATGATCAAAATTATATTTTAGAATACCTGGTAAACAGTAAGAGTCATCCAATTGACAATGTAACATCATATCTAACTGCCAATGTAACCATACCAAACGGCAACTCAGTACAGGCTAGCACTGGTTTCTTCATACCACTTAACTTGGAAGTTTTACAGGGTACAACTGTAACATGGAAAAACCAAGATAATATAGATCATACAGTTCAGAGCATAAACAGTCAGGGAACTATCATTCCAATATTTAACAGTCCTATCTTAAAGACAGGCGATACGTTTACCCACAAGTTTGACAAGCCCGGTGTGTATCACTATTTTTGTTCCATACATCCATGGCGAATTGGGGTAGTAACAGTATCATAG
- a CDS encoding Hsp20/alpha crystallin family protein, whose protein sequence is MVKISNEKRLPVATPNPWLEPFFTQWNDLPWFKTGFMGIDSAWDKFSENFEHMYEMFPNYMRQFPKDISCDLVDHGDTYVLTADLPGIQDEDVKVNATGRHVEISAEHRDVSEEKSKNYVKNERSFLRYRRILTVPERIAESDITAKMNNGTLTVELPKKSSIKKETKVQPK, encoded by the coding sequence ATGGTAAAAATCAGTAACGAGAAACGACTACCTGTAGCAACACCTAACCCGTGGCTTGAACCTTTTTTCACGCAATGGAATGATCTGCCGTGGTTTAAAACCGGGTTTATGGGAATAGATTCAGCATGGGACAAATTTTCAGAAAATTTTGAACACATGTATGAGATGTTTCCAAATTACATGCGACAGTTTCCAAAGGATATAAGTTGCGATCTTGTAGATCATGGAGACACATATGTTCTCACTGCAGACTTGCCAGGAATACAAGATGAGGATGTAAAGGTAAACGCGACTGGCAGACATGTGGAAATTTCAGCAGAACATAGGGATGTAAGCGAGGAAAAATCAAAAAATTATGTCAAAAATGAAAGATCTTTCCTAAGGTATAGGAGAATTTTGACTGTTCCAGAAAGGATTGCTGAATCTGATATAACAGCAAAAATGAACAACGGAACTTTAACAGTAGAGTTACCCAAAAAATCCAGCATCAAGAAAGAGACCAAAGTACAACCAAAGTAA
- a CDS encoding CBS domain-containing protein encodes MLTARAIMSKKIITMESTASPTDIAKIMHKNNVSCVIVTQNEKPYGIITERSFLSQISAQDKKPSDVKSTEMMSSPIVTISASASVDDVVQTMLEGKIRHVLVVNNNQPLGLISITDFIKHFGAITTDSDNYKKDLYENLFEEYDYWDE; translated from the coding sequence ATGCTGACTGCACGAGCAATCATGTCAAAAAAAATAATCACTATGGAGTCAACTGCATCTCCAACAGATATCGCAAAGATAATGCACAAAAACAATGTGAGCTGTGTAATTGTGACTCAAAATGAGAAACCCTATGGGATAATAACTGAGAGAAGCTTTTTATCTCAAATTTCAGCACAAGACAAAAAACCATCCGACGTGAAATCTACCGAAATGATGTCTTCACCAATTGTCACTATTTCTGCATCTGCATCTGTAGATGATGTTGTACAGACAATGTTGGAAGGAAAGATTAGACATGTACTTGTGGTAAATAACAACCAGCCATTAGGACTAATCTCTATAACTGATTTCATAAAACATTTTGGCGCAATAACTACTGATTCAGATAATTACAAAAAAGATCTATATGAAAATTTGTTTGAAGAATACGACTACTGGGATGAATGA
- a CDS encoding universal stress protein, whose amino-acid sequence MSIKNILIPYDGSPLSKKALALAKDIARNFTADLTLLMVIPVYYPINDSVFSGAAVTNYQEIVKTLKQQGEKELGKVVERCREEGTKTAYKIVHDDVSNAILKEAKKLKADMIVMGSRRLTGISVIKRLGSTARHVSEHAQCPVTIIH is encoded by the coding sequence ATGTCAATAAAAAATATCCTAATTCCATACGATGGTTCACCCTTGTCAAAGAAAGCTCTTGCGTTAGCAAAAGATATTGCAAGAAACTTTACAGCAGATCTGACGCTTCTAATGGTTATCCCAGTGTATTATCCAATAAATGATTCAGTATTTTCAGGGGCAGCCGTGACAAATTACCAAGAAATAGTCAAAACCCTCAAGCAACAGGGAGAAAAGGAGTTGGGAAAAGTTGTTGAGAGATGCAGGGAGGAAGGTACCAAGACTGCATACAAAATTGTACATGATGATGTTTCAAATGCAATCCTAAAGGAGGCAAAAAAACTAAAGGCAGACATGATAGTGATGGGAAGTAGAAGGCTTACAGGCATATCAGTGATAAAACGCCTTGGAAGCACTGCAAGACATGTTTCAGAACATGCACAATGCCCTGTAACCATAATACATTGA
- a CDS encoding ArsR family transcriptional regulator, whose protein sequence is MQVLIQGKPVQEQTTKDILLEVMADKYSRLILESTIEMPKSVIDLSKECGVPISTAYRRVQRLHGLKLLGISGSINEDGKKYFLYKSKIKSIMTCFNNGMLDVEIIPNFA, encoded by the coding sequence ATGCAAGTATTAATCCAGGGCAAACCTGTCCAAGAGCAAACAACAAAAGATATTCTGCTAGAAGTCATGGCAGACAAGTATTCCCGCCTGATACTGGAATCAACCATTGAAATGCCAAAATCAGTTATCGATCTCAGCAAGGAATGTGGCGTACCAATCAGTACTGCATACAGGAGAGTACAAAGATTACATGGTCTCAAACTTCTTGGCATATCAGGCTCAATTAATGAAGATGGAAAAAAGTACTTTTTGTACAAATCCAAGATCAAGTCCATTATGACTTGTTTTAACAATGGCATGCTGGATGTAGAGATTATTCCCAATTTTGCATAA